A single window of Archangium gephyra DNA harbors:
- a CDS encoding SLC13 family permease, which translates to MASRSTRSETPASPTRVRRVGLLAGPLAAGALLLIPSGLHAVPGMDHRPAAAAAVAAWMALWWFTEAVPMAWTALLPLVLFPALGVFGTGGIPASLGRAALPYVDPYIFLFLGGMALGAALEQWHLHRRIALLIMRAIGTAPQRLLLGMLVATASVSLWISNTATAVMMVPIGMALIAQLEASEGRRLEHFGAALMLGVAYAANVGGIGTKIGSPTNSVFAGVASRRLATEVGFLEYMAAALPFVVLFVPLIWWVLWRTGRRDALGPGKGVDVIQRELSALGPLSAGEKVVGTVFLVAALLWMGGDFLRPALASWVASAFGGFKLLGKHYEAGVALLSAGTLVLLGRLSLRALARVPWDTLLLLGGGFALAAGIEGGGLSTYMAARLEGLESLGPTAQYGAVALSTVLLSAVASNTATVNVLLNVLPGSLPLLAVSTFASSCDFALPAGTPPNAIVFGSGYVRLPTMMKVGLPLDLLAAALLTLYGLVWVRFVLG; encoded by the coding sequence GTGGCTTCCCGCTCGACCCGGAGTGAGACCCCCGCCTCGCCGACCCGTGTGCGCCGGGTTGGCCTGCTCGCGGGACCACTCGCCGCCGGGGCCCTCCTGCTCATCCCCTCGGGGCTCCACGCCGTGCCCGGCATGGACCACCGCCCGGCCGCCGCCGCCGCCGTGGCCGCCTGGATGGCCCTCTGGTGGTTCACCGAGGCCGTCCCCATGGCGTGGACCGCTCTGCTCCCCCTCGTCCTCTTCCCCGCGTTGGGCGTCTTCGGCACCGGCGGCATCCCCGCCTCCCTCGGCCGCGCCGCCCTGCCCTACGTGGACCCCTACATCTTCCTCTTCCTCGGGGGCATGGCCCTGGGTGCCGCCCTGGAGCAGTGGCACCTGCACCGGCGCATCGCCCTGCTCATCATGCGCGCCATCGGCACCGCGCCCCAGCGCCTGCTGCTCGGCATGCTCGTGGCCACCGCCTCCGTCTCGCTGTGGATCTCCAACACCGCCACCGCCGTGATGATGGTGCCCATCGGCATGGCCCTCATCGCCCAGCTCGAGGCCAGCGAGGGCCGCAGGCTGGAGCACTTCGGCGCCGCGCTCATGCTCGGCGTAGCCTACGCCGCCAACGTGGGCGGCATCGGCACCAAGATTGGCAGCCCCACCAACTCCGTCTTCGCGGGCGTGGCCTCGCGGCGGCTGGCCACGGAGGTGGGTTTCCTCGAGTACATGGCGGCCGCCCTGCCCTTCGTCGTCCTCTTCGTGCCGCTCATCTGGTGGGTGCTGTGGCGCACGGGCCGCCGGGACGCGCTCGGCCCCGGCAAGGGCGTGGACGTCATCCAGCGGGAGTTGTCCGCGCTCGGGCCCCTCTCCGCGGGCGAGAAGGTGGTGGGCACTGTCTTCCTCGTCGCCGCGCTGCTGTGGATGGGCGGGGACTTCCTGCGGCCCGCGCTGGCGTCCTGGGTGGCCTCGGCCTTCGGGGGCTTCAAGCTGCTCGGCAAGCACTACGAGGCGGGCGTGGCGCTGCTCTCCGCCGGAACGCTCGTGCTGCTGGGCCGGCTGTCTCTCCGGGCCCTCGCCCGCGTCCCCTGGGACACGCTGCTGCTCCTGGGAGGAGGCTTCGCGCTCGCCGCGGGCATCGAGGGCGGCGGGCTGTCCACGTACATGGCCGCGCGCCTGGAAGGTCTGGAGTCCCTGGGCCCCACCGCCCAGTACGGCGCCGTGGCCCTGTCCACCGTGCTCCTGTCCGCCGTGGCCTCCAACACCGCCACCGTGAACGTGCTCCTCAACGTGCTGCCCGGCTCGCTGCCCCTGCTCGCGGTGAGCACCTTCGCCTCGTCGTGCGATTTCGCCCTGCCCGCGGGCACTCCGCCCAATGCCATCGTCTTCGGCAGCGGCTACGTGCGCCTGCCCACGATGATGAAGGTGGGGCTGCCGCTGGACCTGCTGGCCGCCGCGCTCCTCACCCTCTACGGGCTCGTCTGGGTGCGCTTCGTGCTCGGCTGA
- the carF gene encoding plasmanylethanolamine desaturase: MTKKNELKNHLRQQDATALAQGYSPAIRAMEIASIVSFVGLEAALVWRLWGGAHTGPWLLLSALLLGYLAADFVSGFVHWMGDTWGSTDMPVLGKAFIRPFREHHVDEKAITRHDFVETNGNNCLVSIPVAVLAVLLPHASPGQVFVSAFLGAMIFWVMATNQFHKWSHMDHPPALIGFLQRVHLILPPDHHRIHHTAPFNKYYCITVGWMNKPLMMIGFFPTLERLITRVTGLIPRKDDIGTEAALELFEATSTATPPVVQAAKELLEAAPEETSAVSPARPS, encoded by the coding sequence ATGACGAAGAAGAACGAGCTCAAGAACCACCTGCGTCAGCAGGACGCCACCGCTCTGGCCCAGGGCTACTCGCCGGCCATCCGCGCCATGGAGATCGCCAGCATCGTCTCCTTCGTGGGCCTCGAGGCCGCCCTCGTCTGGCGCCTGTGGGGCGGCGCCCACACCGGGCCCTGGCTGCTGCTGAGCGCCCTCCTGCTGGGCTACCTGGCCGCCGACTTCGTCTCCGGCTTCGTCCACTGGATGGGCGATACCTGGGGCTCCACCGACATGCCCGTGCTCGGCAAGGCCTTCATCCGCCCCTTCCGCGAGCACCATGTCGACGAGAAGGCCATCACCCGCCATGACTTCGTGGAGACCAACGGCAACAACTGCCTCGTCTCCATCCCCGTCGCCGTCCTCGCCGTCCTCCTCCCCCACGCAAGCCCCGGCCAGGTCTTCGTCTCCGCCTTCCTCGGCGCCATGATCTTCTGGGTGATGGCCACCAACCAGTTCCACAAGTGGTCCCACATGGACCACCCGCCCGCGCTCATCGGCTTCCTCCAGCGCGTGCACCTCATCCTCCCCCCCGACCACCACCGCATCCACCACACCGCCCCCTTCAACAAGTACTACTGCATCACCGTCGGCTGGATGAACAAGCCGCTCATGATGATCGGCTTCTTCCCCACGCTCGAGCGGCTCATCACCCGCGTCACCGGTTTGATTCCACGGAAGGACGACATCGGCACCGAGGCCGCCCTCGAGCTCTTCGAGGCCACCTCCACCGCCACCCCTCCTGTCGTCCAGGCCGCCAAGGAGCTGCTCGAGGCCGCTCCAGAGGAGACGTCAGCGGTGTCTCCCGCCCGGCCTTCCTGA